A genomic stretch from Xenopus laevis strain J_2021 chromosome 6S, Xenopus_laevis_v10.1, whole genome shotgun sequence includes:
- the sostdc1.S gene encoding sclerostin domain containing 1 S homeolog precursor, with amino-acid sequence MVVSRLQCCMLYLACILIESCVSFKNDATEILYSHVDKHIQDSANSSTLNQARNGGRNAANSALDRTNHHQVGCRELRSTKYISDGQCTSIQPLKELVCAGECLPLPILPNWIGGGYGLKYWSRRSSQEWRCVNDKTRTQRIQLQCEDGTTRTYKVTVVTSCKCKRYTRQHNESSHNYQGASPIKPVHSHQHHHFHHNRDKKRLIKMSKHIPS; translated from the exons ATGGTTGTCTCAAGGCTCCAGTGCTGCATGCTCTACCTTGCGTGTATTCTCATAGAAAGCTGCGTGTCTTTTAAGAATGACGCTACAGAAATCCTGTATTCCCACGTGGATAAACATATCCAAGATAGTGCAAACAGCAGCACCCTGAATCAGGCTAGAAATGGAGGAAGAAATGCTGCAAACTCTGCACTGGACAGAACAA aTCACCATCAGGTTGGATGCAGAGAGCTGAGATCTACCAAGTACATCTCGGATGGACAGTGCACCAGTATCCAGCCTTTGAAAGAACTGGTCTGTGCTGGAGAGTGTCTTCCTCTTCCTATTTTGCCCAACTGGATCGGGGGTGGCTACGGGCTGAAATATTGGAGTCGAAGAAGTTCCCAGGAATGGAGATGTGTCAATGACAAGACCCGCACTCAGCGTATCCAGTTACAGTGTGAGGATGGCACTACTAGAACCTACAAAGTCACAGTGGTTACTTCCTGCAAGTGCAAGAGATACACCAGACAGCACAATGAATCCAGCCATAACTACCAAGGAGCTTCTCCCATTAAACCCGTTCACTCTCACCAACATCATCACTTCCACCACAACCGTGATAAGAAAAGACTAATCAAGATGTCCAAGCACATTCCTAGCTAG